One genomic window of Corallococcus silvisoli includes the following:
- a CDS encoding glycosyltransferase family 4 protein: MPHSILLHVRSTCGLYGAERALLSLAASTPDPWRAQVCSLVAPGRVDVLSGAAREEGLDTLTLEVPGRFSAMAVATLASEVRRRGVGLLHAHDYKSLTLAAAASALVGVPLVATYHGDTGATPALIAYEGLARVLGNCTRAVAAVSRELTARLRRYVRRSPVVHIPNALPLADVCTEAERVRAREELELAPDASVIALVGRLSMEKGPQVLLEAMRRLARTTGARVPTLLLVGDGPLRASLEAQARGLPVRFLGFRSEVRSVYAAADAVVMPSLREGMPLVALEAMAVGRPLIASAVGELPHVLGTGRGLVVPPGDAGTLASALAGLLAAPGWRARMARAARTYGVSHHAPERMARRYIEALYLPALLGMPDASATAG; encoded by the coding sequence GTGCCACACTCCATCCTCCTCCACGTGCGCAGCACCTGCGGCCTGTACGGCGCGGAGCGGGCCCTGCTGTCCCTGGCCGCGTCCACGCCGGACCCCTGGCGCGCGCAGGTGTGCAGCCTGGTTGCTCCCGGACGGGTGGACGTGCTGTCGGGCGCGGCGCGGGAAGAGGGCCTGGACACCCTGACGCTGGAGGTTCCCGGCCGGTTCAGCGCCATGGCCGTGGCCACGCTCGCCTCGGAGGTGCGCCGGCGCGGCGTGGGGCTGTTGCACGCGCATGACTACAAGTCGCTCACGCTGGCCGCGGCGGCGAGCGCGCTCGTCGGCGTGCCCCTGGTGGCGACGTACCACGGAGACACCGGCGCCACGCCCGCGCTCATCGCGTACGAGGGGCTGGCGCGCGTGCTGGGCAACTGCACCCGCGCGGTGGCGGCGGTGTCGCGCGAGCTGACCGCGCGCCTGCGCCGCTATGTGCGCCGCTCGCCGGTGGTCCACATCCCCAACGCGCTGCCGCTCGCGGACGTCTGCACGGAGGCGGAGCGCGTCCGGGCCCGCGAGGAGTTGGAGCTCGCGCCCGACGCGTCGGTGATCGCGCTGGTCGGGCGCCTGTCGATGGAGAAGGGGCCCCAGGTCCTCCTGGAGGCGATGCGGCGGCTGGCCCGGACGACCGGCGCCAGGGTGCCCACCCTGCTGCTGGTGGGGGACGGTCCTCTGCGTGCGTCGCTGGAGGCCCAGGCGCGCGGGCTGCCGGTGCGCTTCCTGGGGTTTCGTTCGGAGGTGCGGAGCGTGTACGCGGCGGCGGACGCGGTGGTGATGCCGTCCCTGCGGGAAGGCATGCCGCTGGTCGCGCTGGAGGCGATGGCGGTGGGACGGCCGTTGATCGCCTCCGCCGTCGGCGAGCTGCCCCACGTGCTGGGCACGGGGCGCGGCCTCGTCGTGCCTCCAGGCGACGCGGGCACGCTGGCCTCGGCGCTCGCGGGCCTGCTGGCCGCTCCCGGTTGGCGTGCCCGGATGGCCCGGGCCGCGCGAACGTACGGGGTGTCCCATCACGCACCGGAGCGGATGGCGCGGCGCTACATTGAAGCGCTCTACCTGCCAGCCCTGCTCGGCATGCCTGACGCGAGCGCGACGGCCGGGTAG
- a CDS encoding glycosyltransferase: MTNAPHPTAARPTRVAHVMYGLEMGGLEQLVVRLSQHGRARGIESVVLALGPDGPVRELLQRAHVPTVWLGGLAGMTPTVIRRLVQEVDAFGADVVHGHDVGPWLNAVATRTLRPRTPVLGTFHQTVEPRGKLRPAAMAAAVFTQSLVACGSEVRASLERWSPKLLTRVVTIENGVPLEVALGAEARRTARARLGVPRDATVVGYLGRLSEEKGPDLLVDAFLRHFADAPDTHLVMIGPGPMEAELRARAAASPLAGRIHFTGAVLEASRLLPAFDVYVQPSRREGRSLSLLEAMAAGLPTVSHAIPAIHEVHRDGRTSLLVATGDVDALGGAVKRLARDVELRMRLGSAAKLEAQRFSLSTMVDLYAGLYRGAVARAQA, encoded by the coding sequence ATGACGAACGCACCCCATCCGACAGCAGCTCGCCCGACTCGCGTGGCGCATGTGATGTACGGCCTGGAGATGGGGGGACTTGAACAGCTGGTGGTCCGGTTGTCACAGCACGGCCGCGCTCGGGGCATTGAGTCCGTGGTGCTGGCGCTGGGACCGGACGGCCCCGTGCGGGAGCTGCTCCAGCGCGCCCACGTGCCCACGGTGTGGCTGGGAGGGCTGGCGGGCATGACGCCCACGGTGATCCGCCGGCTGGTCCAGGAGGTGGATGCCTTTGGCGCGGACGTGGTCCACGGCCACGACGTGGGGCCCTGGCTCAACGCCGTCGCCACGCGGACCCTGCGCCCGCGCACGCCCGTGTTGGGGACCTTCCATCAGACCGTGGAACCGCGGGGCAAGCTGCGTCCCGCGGCCATGGCCGCCGCCGTCTTCACCCAGTCGCTGGTGGCCTGTGGCAGCGAGGTGCGCGCCAGCCTGGAGCGGTGGAGCCCGAAGCTGCTCACGCGCGTCGTCACCATCGAGAACGGCGTGCCGCTCGAGGTGGCCCTGGGCGCGGAGGCCCGGCGGACCGCGCGCGCGCGCCTGGGCGTTCCCAGGGACGCCACCGTGGTGGGCTACCTGGGCCGCCTCTCCGAGGAGAAGGGGCCGGACCTGCTGGTGGACGCCTTCCTGCGCCACTTCGCGGACGCGCCGGACACGCACCTGGTGATGATTGGCCCCGGCCCGATGGAGGCCGAGCTGCGCGCCCGCGCCGCCGCCTCCCCGCTGGCCGGACGGATTCACTTCACCGGGGCCGTGCTGGAGGCCAGCCGGCTGCTGCCCGCGTTCGATGTCTATGTCCAGCCGTCGCGGCGCGAGGGCCGCTCGCTGTCGCTGCTGGAGGCGATGGCGGCGGGCCTGCCCACGGTGTCGCACGCCATCCCCGCCATCCACGAGGTGCACCGCGACGGCCGGACGTCGCTCCTGGTCGCGACCGGAGACGTGGACGCGCTCGGCGGGGCGGTGAAGCGCCTGGCTCGCGACGTGGAGCTGCGGATGCGCCTGGGGTCGGCCGCGAAGCTCGAGGCACAGCGCTTCTCGCTCTCCACCATGGTGGACCTGTACGCCGGGCTCTACCGGGGGGCCGTCGCTCGCGCCCAGGCGTGA
- a CDS encoding RNA polymerase sigma factor, whose translation MTDSKAQAAVHAVWRIESARLIAGLARMVRDVGQAEELAQDALVAALEKWPVSGVPDNPGAWLMATAKRRAIDEMRRHKLLARKHEELGHGLEEAEMPDLDAALDDNVGDDLLRLVFISCHPVLSPEARVALTLRLLGGLTTEEIARAFLVPEPTVAQRIVRAKRTLAEKGVPFEVPRGEDLEARLASVLEVIYLVFNEGYSATAGDDWMRPALCEDALRLGRILAELMPRMPEVHGLVALMEIQASRTRARVGPNGEPVLLLEQNRALWDQLLIRRGFAALKRASEVGGVQGPYGVQAAIAACHARARTPEETDWEQIAALYSTLMRLVPSPVVDLNRAVAFSMAYGPAVGLSIVDRLLDEPSLKHYHLLPSVRGDLLQKLGRLPEARAEFERAASLTRNAREQVLLRARAAACSGGPSS comes from the coding sequence GTGACGGATTCCAAGGCACAGGCCGCGGTCCACGCGGTGTGGAGAATCGAGTCCGCGCGGCTCATCGCCGGGCTCGCGCGCATGGTGCGCGACGTAGGGCAGGCGGAGGAGCTGGCGCAGGACGCGCTGGTCGCGGCGTTGGAGAAGTGGCCGGTGTCGGGCGTGCCGGACAACCCGGGGGCGTGGCTGATGGCCACGGCGAAGCGGCGCGCCATCGACGAGATGCGCCGGCACAAGCTGCTCGCGCGCAAGCACGAGGAGCTGGGGCACGGGCTGGAGGAGGCGGAGATGCCAGACCTGGACGCGGCGCTGGACGACAACGTCGGCGACGACCTCCTGCGCCTCGTCTTCATCTCCTGCCACCCGGTGCTGTCCCCGGAGGCGCGGGTGGCGCTCACGCTGCGGCTGCTGGGCGGCCTGACGACGGAGGAGATCGCCCGCGCGTTCCTGGTGCCGGAGCCGACGGTGGCCCAGCGCATCGTCCGGGCCAAGCGGACCCTGGCGGAGAAGGGCGTCCCCTTCGAGGTCCCCCGGGGCGAGGACCTCGAAGCGCGGCTCGCGTCGGTGCTGGAGGTCATCTACCTCGTCTTCAATGAAGGCTACTCCGCGACCGCGGGGGATGACTGGATGCGCCCCGCGCTCTGCGAGGACGCGCTGCGCCTGGGTCGCATCCTGGCCGAGCTGATGCCCCGCATGCCGGAGGTGCACGGGCTGGTGGCGCTGATGGAGATCCAGGCCTCGCGGACCCGGGCGCGGGTGGGGCCGAACGGCGAGCCGGTGCTGCTGCTGGAGCAGAACCGCGCGCTGTGGGATCAGCTCCTCATCCGCCGGGGGTTCGCGGCGTTGAAGCGTGCGTCGGAGGTGGGCGGCGTCCAGGGCCCCTACGGGGTGCAGGCCGCCATCGCCGCCTGCCATGCCCGGGCCCGGACGCCGGAGGAGACGGACTGGGAGCAGATCGCCGCGCTCTACTCGACGCTCATGCGCCTGGTGCCGTCACCCGTGGTGGACCTGAACAGAGCCGTCGCGTTTTCAATGGCGTACGGCCCCGCCGTGGGGCTGTCCATCGTGGATCGGCTGCTGGATGAGCCGTCCCTCAAGCACTACCACCTGCTGCCGAGCGTGCGCGGTGACCTGCTCCAGAAGCTGGGGCGCCTGCCGGAGGCCCGGGCGGAGTTCGAACGGGCGGCGTCGCTCACGCGCAACGCCAGGGAGCAGGTGCTGCTGCGGGCCCGCGCCGCCGCCTGCTCGGGCGGGCCGTCGTCGTAG